Proteins encoded by one window of Archaeoglobus veneficus SNP6:
- a CDS encoding MBL fold metallo-hydrolase RNA specificity domain-containing protein, with translation MHSLDFAEFFGFFPYRRLRGRGVSPHFSMRIGDVDFHIDSSKGDDFNLITHAHSDHHGQKNMDNPNAVASHETAAILSASTGKAFSGRTFSVGKTLRFGEVKVKTYHTGHMHGSTAFYFDNGVLVTGDVKDYRGLPKCSVLIAEATYGSPEHIFEDEVERLVEEAPNSVLGAYPVGKAQRVAEILTNAGYSVAACNKISRICMCLGIEVDADDGEVFLVPPRELPYVRRSGRRYVLTAQNFYSFPRIVLSDHLDYEGILRMVEHCNPEHVIFYHGNPSECLIQELESMGYEVTLLHELEKVKVRRKS, from the coding sequence ATGCACTCTCTCGATTTTGCCGAATTCTTCGGCTTTTTTCCGTACAGGCGCTTAAGGGGCAGAGGGGTGAGTCCACATTTCTCCATGAGAATTGGTGATGTCGATTTTCACATTGATTCCTCAAAAGGAGACGACTTCAACCTGATTACGCACGCCCACTCCGACCATCACGGCCAGAAAAATATGGATAACCCCAATGCAGTTGCCAGTCACGAAACGGCAGCCATCCTATCAGCTTCAACGGGCAAAGCGTTCTCTGGCCGGACTTTCAGCGTTGGCAAAACCCTCAGGTTTGGTGAAGTAAAGGTCAAAACTTACCACACAGGGCACATGCACGGCTCTACGGCTTTCTATTTTGATAATGGTGTTCTCGTAACTGGGGACGTAAAGGATTACAGAGGGTTGCCGAAGTGCAGTGTGCTCATCGCAGAGGCAACGTATGGCAGTCCAGAGCACATATTCGAAGATGAAGTTGAAAGGCTCGTGGAGGAGGCGCCAAATTCCGTTCTTGGCGCGTATCCCGTAGGGAAGGCTCAGAGAGTTGCAGAAATCCTGACCAATGCAGGATACAGTGTTGCAGCGTGCAACAAAATCTCGAGGATATGCATGTGTCTGGGCATTGAAGTGGATGCGGACGACGGTGAAGTATTTCTCGTCCCTCCGAGAGAACTTCCGTACGTCCGGAGGAGTGGAAGGAGGTACGTGCTCACAGCACAGAACTTCTACAGCTTTCCCCGCATAGTTCTGAGCGATCATCTGGATTACGAGGGCATTCTCCGCATGGTTGAACACTGCAATCCTGAGCACGTGATATTCTACCACGGAAATCCCTCAGAGTGCCTGATTCAGGAGCTGGAATCTATGGGATACGAGGTCACACTTCTCCACGAGCTTGAGAAAGTGAAAGTAAGGCGGAAAAGCTAA